The genomic window TGACTCAGAAGACAAGAGAACAGAGAAAGGAATCTTTGGTGTCTGTCAATCTCATCTACCAACTTACTCCACCTTTCACTTTCTAGGTatgatttttgttttgttttgttttgttttttgttcACCTTGTGTGCTTCATTGCTGTTTTTCAAGAGCTGCTTCTCTGCTCATTCATTTCATTTGCTACTTCAGCTTCTTTTGAGCTTTTACCCCCAATCCTTGAAGATGGTTTAACTTTGCATTTGTATGTCTCTTGCTGTTTGAATCGATCCCCTTTTATGTGTTCAAAGTCATCTACTTGTCAGTGTTGCTACTTGCTACATGATTCTCTTGGTAGGTGGAAAACTCATTGTTGTAGTTGGTGTTTTTATCAGATTTAGCTCCTAGGTGAATTTTATCAGCAGATTCATATGCTCTACCTTGGGTTTTCTCAAATTGTTGTTATAGATAGGTTGTTTTTTCTGTTGAAATATAATTTGTCTACTAGGTACTTACTAATTGACTCACTTTCAAGCCACCTGAAACCTGAGGACTGAGGagtgaagaaataaagaaaacccATTTTGTGATATTGATTTTGCTGGACTTTTGGTTAATTAGGGGGATATTATGATAGTTAAGATGTTTGCAGATTTCTGAAATTGCATCCTCCTTGTGGTTGTTTTCAGGATTGTGATAATCAATCTAGACCTGATTGTGCATCTTCCCCACTAAAGCTTGGTCATCAACGAAATGGTTTCAAGGTCATATTCTAATTTGTTAGAGCTTACTTCGTGTGACTCGCCGATTTTCAGCCGCGAAAAGAAAAGGCTTCCTCGAGTGGCAACTGTTGCCGGAGTGCTGTCTGAGCTAGACGACGAGGCAAGCAACAGTGCTGGTTCGGATGCTCCATCCTCAATCTCTCAAGATAGGATGATCATAGTAGGTAACCAGCTTCCATTAAAGGCACAAAGAAAAGACGATGGTACGTGGGACTTCACATGGGACGAGGACTCACTTCTTTTGCAGCTCAAAGATGGTCTTGGTGAAGATGTAGAAACTATTTATATTGGTTGTCTGAAGGAAGAAATCGAGCCGAGCGAGCAAGACGATGTTGCTCAGAACTTGCTTGACACATTCAAATGTGTTCCCACTTTCCTCCCTCCAGAGCTTTTTACCAAATTCTATCACGGATTTTGCAAACAGCATCTGTGGCCTTTGTTTCACTACATGCTTCCGCTCTCGCCTGATCTCGGTGGTCGATTTGATAGGTCCCTTTGGCAAGCTTATGTTTCTGTTAACAAGATATTTGCTGATAAAGTAATGGAAGTCATTAGCCCTGATGATGATTTTGTATGGGTTCATGATTACCATCTCATGGTTCTTCCAACATTTCTGAGAAAGAGGTTCAATAGGGCAAGGCTAGGATTCTTCCTTCACAGTCCATTCCCTTCTTCCGAGATATACCGAACCCTCCCAGTTAGGGATGAGCTTCTTAGAGCTCTTTTGAATTCTGACCTTATTGGATTTCATACTTTTGATTATGCGAGGCATTTCCTTTCTTGCTGCAGTAGAATGCTTGGCCTTTCCTATCAATCCAAGCGGGGCTACATTGGTCTCGAGTACTATGGAAGAACAGTAAGCATTAAGATTCTTCCTGTTGGGATTCACATAGGGCAGCTTCAGTCAGTCATGAATCTTCCTGAGACGGAAAACAAGGTTGAAGAGTTACAAAACAAGTTCAGAGGTCAAACTGTGATGCTTGGGGTTGACGACATGGATATCTTTAAAGGAATCAGCTTAAAACTCTTGGCTATGGAACAGTTGCTTTTACAACATCCTGACAAGAGGGGCAGGGTTGTTTTGGTCCAAATTGCAAACCCTGCAAGAGGCCGTGGGAAAGATGTACAGGAGGTCCAGAGTGAAACTTATGCCACAGTGAAAAGGATCAATAGTACATTCGGAAGGCCTGGATACACACCTGTAATATTGATCGATACGCCACTTCAGTTTTATGAGAGGATAGCTTATTATGTGATAGCTGAATGTTGTCTTGTTACAGCAGTGAGAGATGGTATGAACCTTATACCCTATGAATACATCATTTGTAGACAAGGAAGTGACAAGATAGATAAGATTCTAGGGACAAGCTCATTTACCCAAAAGAAGAGCATGCTGGTGGTGTCTGAGTTCATTGGCTGCTCCCCATCATTAAGTGGGGCAATTAGAGTGAATCCATGGAATATTGATGCTGTTGCTGAAGCAATGGATTCGGCACTTATCGTCCCAGAGTCCGAAAAACAGATGCGCCACGAGAAGCATTATAGGTATGTCAGTACTCATGATGTTGCATATTGGGCGCGGAGCTTCTTGCAGGATCTGGAAAGGGCATGTAGGGATCATCTGAGAAGGAGATGCTGGGGAATTGGCTTTGGTTTAGGATTTCGGGTTATTGCTTTGGATCCAAACTTTAGAAAGCTATCAGTGGAACATATTGTATCAGCTTATAAGAGGACCAAACACCGAGCCATTCTTTTGGATTATGATGGTACCATGATGCAGCCCGGTTCAATTAGTACAACACCTAGCACTGAGGCTGTTGCCATCTTGAACAGCTTGTGCAAGGACACCAAGAATTGTGTTTTCATTGTAAGTGGAAAGGAGAGAAAAACTCTTACTGACTGGTTTTCCTCTTGTGAAAGGCTTGGAGTTGCAGCAGAGCATGGTTATTTCGTGAGGTATGTCCTTTTTCTTTCTGCATGGTTATGGTGATTGCGGATTGAATTAATGACAAATAttgaagaagaataaaataaggGCTTTTCCTAGGTGAACCTTGCTCAAATTGAAtagtttatctttttttttcttttttttcaggACAAATCATAATGCAGACTGGGAAGAATGTGTTTCTGTGCCGGATTTCGACTGGAAGCAGATTGCCGAGCCAGTAATGCAGTTGTACACAGAAACAACTGATGGTTCTAACATAGAGACCAAAGAAACTGCTCTTGTTTGGAATTATGAGTTTGCAGACCGAGATTTCGGTTCATGCCAGGCTAAGGAGCTTCTGGATCATCTGGAAAGTGTTCTTGCCAATGAGCCTGTTTCTGTTAAAAGTAGTCCTCACATCGTGGAAGTCAAACCTCAGGTCAGTTGTAAAAGCTCCATGTTTCATATCACAATATTAGTAACATTTGGTCATATTATGTATGCATTTTATTGTTCTGGCTTCTTGGATAATGCTCTGTTATTGTTGTTACTCTTCTGGCTTGTGGCTTGTGAGCCGTTCAATGAGAGGAAAGACAAAAAACCTGCTTGTTCTATCATTTGTTATGTCTGTCATGGAGACATGATTCCCCATTCATTGCTAGTGCTATCATTTCTATGGTTTCTTTGCTTTAGAACTTAAAAAATGCAACATGTTCCAACTTCCAGCATTGAATCTTATTTTTATAGGCTGTGGTTCACCCTTTTGGGGTTGACTATATTTTTTATGTGCTGTTTATGGGACAGGGGGTGAGCAAGGGTATTGTTGCAGAACGCCTTCTCTTAACAATGCAACAAATGGGAGTGATCCCAGATTTTGTTCTATGCATTGGAGATGACAGGTCAGATGAGGACATGTTTGGTGTAATAATGAATGCAAGGGCATCCCTCTCTCCGGTCGCAGAGGTGTTTCCTTGCACCGTCGGTCAGAAGCCGAGCAAGGCCAAGTATTACTTGGAAGACACAAGTGAGATTCTGAGAATGTTGCAGGGGCTTGCCAATGCTTCAGAGCAGTCTGTTACAAGTTCTTCACAGCTTCCTCATGTAGCATCCTGATTTGTAGCACATATGTCATAGGCCCTAGTGTATTTGTCTATACCGAGATAGTGTGGTTCATATTTAttgatatctatatatatatgatttgCTGGCTGAATTGTCTTCATTTATTGAGATCCTAGTCTCTTCAGGTCGATCCTTGATAAATGTCAAGATTGTGGCAACTTCGATTATCTAGGTTGTTTTGCAAGTACATAACTTTTTTAGGAGTACGATGCAAGTAGATAATTTGTATTGTTTATGATTGTTTCTTATGTCAATTATTGGTTCCAGAGTGACCATTCTGGTGTATAATGTGATTCTTGATCAGGAACCAATGTTACCTTGTGAGAGTTTATCAAGTATACTTTTAGGCAGACATATCAGTGGATTAGTAGTGCTACTTGTATTTGCAAGCTCTTgaatatctttttattttctgatCCATTACCTAACTTGGCCCAATTATATCTATAAATCgaaatttgaataaaataaataagacgTGACCTATTTAGAGAATTTCGACTAGAACGGAGTTAAAATAGAATTTCGACTAGAACGGAGTTAAATCAAAATAGATTGAGGGTGATTATCAAGGATTCagatcttctaaattttgaattttactttagagggTAAAATATGATCTCTCGCCATTTATTTCATAGATGGAACTAAGAAAAAATATGGGAGAAAAACTATTTAagagtgagagatcacactttatcttctaaagtgaaaatttaaaatttagagaattcaaattcaGTTACTAAAATATCAAGAAAATATATCAACCACTAACACTTTATAAATACGAAACCCTAACTATGTAAAAGGTACCTCATTCAATCTGAATTGTATTGTACTTATCTCACTCTTTCTGATCCACCGCCACCATTCTTTGGAAACTGACTAGACAAACGCTTGCCACACAAGAACATTTTCCAAAGGCAAGtccttttttctcttatttttttcctcttttatcTTTTTCAGTTATAGTCCTACCTACGCACAAATTTccggctaatttttttttgtatggaaaaaatattggtgtttttgttgaaaatggGAGTATTTGGTGTAATTACAGATGGGTGGATTTTTTGGGTGGGAAGCCAACACGTGGAGGGCGTGTTGCAACACGTGGGGGGCGTGGTGGACACGTGGCAGCATTCTGGCCAACACGTGGGGGGCGTGTTGAATGATTTCCATACTATTGTAATAcacttcaaatatcaatattcaaccaaaacaccatctctctttccatattaaaaataatttctgcaaATTTCCGTACAATTGGTTTTAAGTATAACAGGAATAAACCAGTTAGGTATCTGACCAAACAATTAAACAGTTAGGTTTAAAAACAGTTTTTAGATATCTGCGAAATAGGGTTGAGGTTGGCTGTCACCAAATTTTGAAGTGACAAGTGGCAATAAATGAATGTGAAACCTTTGATATTTTAGCAAAGAGAAGGACTTTATTCTATTGGTCGTTCACTTTTTTGTTAGCTATATAGCCTACAGCGGCTACAGGATAAGATTTGGATTAGTTCCTTAACTCGAGACCCTGCCAGTCTGCCACTGCCAACCAACGTGCACATAATTGGCACACACATGCTGGAAAATTAGATACCCTCAACCAAGAGAAAAAAAGGTGCAGACATTTTTATTCATGTGAGTCAACTAGGTCAACTGGATAAATCCTTATAATCATTCACCTTCTTTTTCCTTTGTGCCATATCCTTAGATCAGAGACTTTTTCTCATCACCTCTTCATAGTTCTCGAAGAACAGCAATTATCCCTTTTATAAGCTGGGTTGCATTTGCACATAGAATCAGGAGATTCATAGAAAGATGGTGAGGCTATGGAAAGAGATGGAATACACAGGATACCAAGGTCAAGGTGATAGTGACAGCTATGGTGAAGAGCTTGGAAGACTGGTTTTTCTGTTGTGGGCTATATTAGCAACCCTGTCTCTTTTTGCAGTTATCATCTTGTTCTGTGCAGATGGAGTACCCAAAAAATCATCCAGAGCCGATGCAGCCAACTATGGGAATGGCTCAGCGTGCACCACCGGGTGCGGTGGGACCGGCTGTGGTGCAGGCTGTGGTGCAGGCTGTGGTGGTTGAACCTGACTGTTCCCTCTTCATATGATATCTCAGCCTGAACCGAAGGAGGCATGCAAGTATGCAACCATGCATGcttgtttaatttttttcattgtatctcaaaatataatatactattaTACTTAGTATGAGGCACCGTGAATGATTGTACAAGGCCAAGTCTTGTTATTCTCTCTACTGTAATCTTTTTGTTCCAGCAGAAACTGATGAATCTATATAACAATGAATCAATGATTAAAATCTGACTGAAAAATAGACATTTTAAGAATTTTCAATGCAAATTATGCAATGAATATAAGTACATAAGTACATAAcagcaattttattttttaaaattctttaacAATCAAGTACTAACTATAAAAAGAAAACCCCAAAAGATAGATATGTAGTATGTAAAAAGTCATCAACCATTCAAAGACATGGGCAGTGATACAGACACGTCTCTATGACTCTGCTAGATAGGTGTCTTACATGAGAAATAGCCAAATAGGTACTTGTCTGACGCACACAAATAACTTGTAACGTGTAGACTCTGACAGTTTCATGCTTCATTGTGGTAAGTGATTTCATTCTGGACTATACAAAAGTTGATTTTTAGCAATAAGATTTCTACATTCCACTTCGTTTTCTTAGCTCAGTGGAGGATATATCCATGCGGAACTGTTCAGATGGAATGGAGATGAACATGTCTTTCAGTTCCTCTGGAACATCAATATCATCAAGAACCTGTTGCACCACACAATATAATAGCCTCAAAAAACTTGAAGGTGAAAAAGAAGAATGTGAAGATTAGAGATATATGAAGTGATACCTTGAAAACACCATCTACATTCCGACCAGCCACAACGAAGGTACATCCTGTTTCTTTACAACCTAGGAGTATCTTCAACATCTTCTTGTAGTCTCCATCATAATATTTAGGCTGCAAGGGTAAGTAAGATGAAGAAATTTCAAGTTTGGCTAATAAAATATATTGAAGCAACAGAAGAGCACACTTACTCTATAACTAGACATACAAACTGAGTGTTAGGTAAGGGTAACGTCAGTGTTCTTATTTGCCCTTAAGACATGGAAAATAGCGAATACCCCGTCTACTGTTCTTTCTTCCTATGTTCATTTGTTTCCTTCTTTGCTATCAAAAATAAGTTATAACCAAGTAGGCTAAGCACCCTATCTGCTTCATTGGGTGGTCCTAATCAAAATATGGCTGGAAGAAATACCCCTTTACCTTATCCCATTTAACCTAAACTACTGTAACCTCTGCTACATCTTTGCCAAACCAAAATCTTCGTCACTTCACCAACGCCAATGGCGCATATGTCAACTTTAAAGACTGCCTAGATATATTAAAATTCCGCTCTATATATTTGAAGTCTGACAAAACTTTCACAAAGTCATTCTTTTATCTCAACTTATACACCTGAAACCTCAAAGTTTATCCAAGGACAAATAGCAATTTCGATGTACACAAAACTCAAACAACATATGTCGCGAATTTACTTAAAAAAACATACACAATTTGTTTCAAAAAAATCAGTCAGTTTCAGGAATATCACATGAACCATATACTGCAAGTTGCATTGCGAAGTTTATGTCAGCATTAATGTAATTTCATACATACATTGATAAGTCTCACAGCTGTGTCAGCACCAATTACAAAAGCACTGCCCGGAAAAAGTTCGGCCTTCTTATAAAAAAAAGGCTGATTGGATATAATTACTGTCTTTCCTGCAAGGGAAGAAGAGAAGTCATTATGGCTTTAAGCAGAACATCAAacaaagacaaataaaaaaagtACACATATAAGTAtgtaacaagtaaaataaaataagtggAGAGCGTATATGCCATCTTCCAAAATGGAGGTGCATCAGTGATATTAGATTCACAATTTGAGTAGTAGAACTGATTATATAGCAAATAAAAAGGCCAAAGAGCCCATTCCAAAAACTTGTGCACTTCGAACCAATGAGGGAAAGAATAATCTCACCAACTTTTTCAAATTGTTTGACACGATCTTTGATCTGAGACACTGATAATGGGGGTTTATCTGCATTAACAGCAGATAGTTCAAAGCATGGATAGCCATCACCACAAACGCTGCATATAAGTATTCTTACTACGTCATTTTTTGAATTAGATACTATTATNNNNNNNNNNNNNNatcaaaaaaaaaaaaaaaaaaaaaaatacttaacaaaTTAGATAACAAAAGTGAAATAGAAAAGTAGGTTAGcgagagaagaagaataatagGGATGAAATGAAAGAAGGGACCTTGGCAAGTAACTGAATCATGGAGATCCTGGAATAAGGAACCAGAGCTTCAAGGACGGTATTTGAAGCACCTGGAACTGATAGCAGCCAGCCGAGAAGCTGAGAAGCTCCGCCAGCGAGGTAAAGGACGGTTTGGTACGGACAAGAATGAATGGCTTCAACTGCACCTCGCACTCGCACGCAAACTTCCGTCATTTTCTCCAGCGGCATCGACCTTCAATTCATCGCAACTATCATCTGTCGTTTTTGTCATTTTATTCTCAAAACGACGACGTCCTCCGTTTGCATTGTTGAGAGGTTGACTCTCTCGTCGGGAAACCCATCCAGTTAATTTCATGTTGACTTGACCCTTccaaattttttttggtgactaaacaaggaaagaaacaaggcaaaaactattctaaatccgagcggatgattcgttggagatcaacactaggctcagaccaaataacatgattagagttactcttggcaccatatttagccatccaatccgcagctctatttgcttctcgggacacccattcaacgtgaacaagccaaggacgaaataaaagctcctgaatcttgtgaaccaaatctgttacttcagatggatacccacttgtaagctcatgcatgatgggcagaatgtcaaggcaatctgtttcacatataatatccttcaaaccgcaatcccaagctaaaaccagccccctccaagcagcaaataattcacatctgattatagaccaagggggaatgcttccagagcagcccgagatccaatctcccttagaatctctaataatacacccaaatcccgctaaatttgaatccatatacaaacttgcatcacaattaactttaaaactattgCCTACCGGTGGTTCCCAACACAGGCAATTTCGGAGAGACCTAAAGGCATTGCTTCGATTCCTGTAAACCTGTAAGTCCTTGGCGGTAATTCTGGCCAAGGCAACAACCTTATGGTCTGTCCAAGGGTTGTCAGTGTTGAATATGTCATTGCACCTATGTCTCCATACCCACCAAAGCCCTGCACCAAAGGACGCCTCATTGTTAGCCAAGGCCTTCCGAAACCACTCTTCAAGAGCAGTACCAGCCGTCGAGTCCAGGATACTAGGATCCAACATATACCAGATTGCCTTTGATCGTTCACAGTCTTTAAGGCAATGCTCCATAGTCTCCTGCGCCTTGTTACATCTCTTACACATATCTGAAGAAGCTAAATGNNNNNNNNNNNNNNNNNNNNNNNNNttgacaattacttcgaaaggataATGAGGTctctaagaaaaaaaaaaatacccaatctgatttttgatattttttttggttGATTAGTTCCTGTgctaaaaaataacattaattttttttacacagACACCTCGTTGTCCTTTTAAAGTAATTGTCAAAAAtcaagttgaatttttttttaattaaaggcCTTATTGTCTTTCGAAATAATTATCAAGAATTATTTTgagttttttcaaaaaaattttgtcAAAAGTGTTACAAGTATTAATATGTGACTGGTTGATCACATATAGTATTTTNNNNNNNNNNNNNNNNNNNNNNGGTATTAGAATTAATTTATTAGGTAAAAGTTAATGGTGATTAAAAGTGTGGTGGTTAAAGATGATTATTCTTTAGCTCGCAAATTGCTTTACGACGTGTGGCATATGGGTTTAGAGTTGGAAGTCTTTAATCCAAGCGCAAAAGAACTGAAGAAGACTAACACGAAGCTAAGTGTAGTAACTAGTTATTTTTTACCGCGTTGGCAATGTGGTCATTTTGATTCCTAAATCGATATTAGGCAATGTCACTTTTATTTGGATATGCATTGATATTGTCCCGAACCAAGAACATAATAACATTTAAACTTAAATCACTgcgaatataaaattataaatgcaTAAACTTAAAGACAAGAGAAATTAAAAGTTGGCAGAATGGAATAAGCTTAGCCATCGACAAGTAAATGCCACCAATGacacttatatatatattaaaattaattattgtatatttatatataaatatatattatttaatttatttttaatatatattttatattaataattaattttagtatatacctaatgttgagaaaaaaaaaattagaatacatAAATTGCTAAAATATGTAAATATTATTTGAAAATTGATTCAAGTATctgaatataatttaaattatttgaatcTATACCGGCTCCACGGTGGGTACCAATTATTATTGTGTGAGTAACTCGGATGTAATTCGGTTTTTGGGAGTTGACGTCGAACTGTTGCCTTCAACGCTGAGCTATAAGTTAGGAAGATCCAAACTCTTCGTCCAAAGAAGTATCACATTACGGAGAGTATGAACAAAGGGGGAGTGTACATGTAAAAGGTACTCCGATGCTTAAATTAGTATTGTGAATTCAATGTATATTTTGAAGATAATATATTATATCTTTATAGGCGAGGTAGAATTGGTCGGTTATGCTTCTGTTAATCATCTGAATTAAAGAGCAGTTATTACATTTTAGTAGGTGATGATGACTGGTCGAACATTTTTATTCCAAGATGTAGTTTGTTGAGTCTGATTATAACGCATGATGCCGAGTTATAATGCATAATGCCGAGTTATAGTTTCATATTTGTAACAGCCGTATCACCTAATATGATGGTGGTATATATATAAGTGTACTTTTtagcttttcatttttttttgtttttcacgaTATTCTCCAATCCCACATATTAAAGACTAATTCGTTGCGATACTGAGTTCTATTAAGGATTTGTCGTTAGACAATGAACTTTtcgttttttgtttttccattttttttttatttggagtGTAATGTGTGGTGTTAAGGCactaattctttgttgttttgggATATGGATAGATGACAGTTTACGACATACAGAAAAGGGCCTAGCCCACAGGAGTAGGGAGTAGGCACTTGTGTTTGATAAAGCATTTTCTTGTTAAGTGTGTTAACAACTATATttgataattttaaataaaataatttttaataagtgTAAGCTATAACAATGTTGGCACAGCCTTGTTCGTCTAAAGGGGGGCCATCTTCAgattttacatgtaaattatacaTAATTTGTAGTTTGGTCccctaaagttttaaaatttgacCCCTCTATCGCATCCTTCCACCATATTGATGGATCTCTATTTCTGTGTATTTAAGCGATTTTAGTGTAGAACGCAGGCAATAATATTTGTTTATTGTTCTTGTTATGATGAGCTTGGGCTGTAAAGGGCAACGAG from Arachis ipaensis cultivar K30076 chromosome B09, Araip1.1, whole genome shotgun sequence includes these protein-coding regions:
- the LOC107617769 gene encoding alpha,alpha-trehalose-phosphate synthase [UDP-forming] 5; the encoded protein is MVSRSYSNLLELTSCDSPIFSREKKRLPRVATVAGVLSELDDEASNSAGSDAPSSISQDRMIIVGNQLPLKAQRKDDGTWDFTWDEDSLLLQLKDGLGEDVETIYIGCLKEEIEPSEQDDVAQNLLDTFKCVPTFLPPELFTKFYHGFCKQHLWPLFHYMLPLSPDLGGRFDRSLWQAYVSVNKIFADKVMEVISPDDDFVWVHDYHLMVLPTFLRKRFNRARLGFFLHSPFPSSEIYRTLPVRDELLRALLNSDLIGFHTFDYARHFLSCCSRMLGLSYQSKRGYIGLEYYGRTVSIKILPVGIHIGQLQSVMNLPETENKVEELQNKFRGQTVMLGVDDMDIFKGISLKLLAMEQLLLQHPDKRGRVVLVQIANPARGRGKDVQEVQSETYATVKRINSTFGRPGYTPVILIDTPLQFYERIAYYVIAECCLVTAVRDGMNLIPYEYIICRQGSDKIDKILGTSSFTQKKSMLVVSEFIGCSPSLSGAIRVNPWNIDAVAEAMDSALIVPESEKQMRHEKHYRYVSTHDVAYWARSFLQDLERACRDHLRRRCWGIGFGLGFRVIALDPNFRKLSVEHIVSAYKRTKHRAILLDYDGTMMQPGSISTTPSTEAVAILNSLCKDTKNCVFIVSGKERKTLTDWFSSCERLGVAAEHGYFVRTNHNADWEECVSVPDFDWKQIAEPVMQLYTETTDGSNIETKETALVWNYEFADRDFGSCQAKELLDHLESVLANEPVSVKSSPHIVEVKPQGVSKGIVAERLLLTMQQMGVIPDFVLCIGDDRSDEDMFGVIMNARASLSPVAEVFPCTVGQKPSKAKYYLEDTSEILRMLQGLANASEQSVTSSSQLPHVAS
- the LOC107617804 gene encoding uncharacterized protein LOC107617804 (The sequence of the model RefSeq protein was modified relative to this genomic sequence to represent the inferred CDS: added 515 bases not found in genome assembly), with translation MPLEKMTEVCVRVRGAVEAIHSCPYQTVLYLAGGASQLLGWLLSVPGASNTVLEALVPYSRISMIQLLAKIPSQFCSQQTAEDMALLAYNRALKLSKPGSPVVGVGFTGSLATTRSKLGEHRFYMSTRTADRLWISGVTLTKGLHTREEEDRVSSQLLLKAIAKACKVPATSIPDFSESVVTEECEKQFNEEQELEQLINGQIGFKIYPFSSDIPAERKIILPGSFNPLHEGHLKLMEVASRVCGDGYPCFELSAVNADKPPLSVSQIKDRVKQFEKVGKTVIISNQPFFYKKAELFPGSAFVIGADTAVRLINPKYYDGDYKKMLKILLGCKETGCTFVVAGRNVDGVFKVLDDIDVPEELKDMFISIPSEQFRMDISSTELRKRSGM